In the Armatimonadota bacterium genome, GCGCGTCCTTGGCGTGCACGACCCGCTTGCCCAGCGCCGCCGCCATGGCCTCGACCGCCGCGATCGTCGCATCGGACGTGCGCAGGCCCCGCACGATCTCCACCAGCGGCATCACCGGGACCGGGTTGAAGAAGTGCATGCCGGCCACACGGTCGGGGCGGTCCGTCGCCGCCGCCAGCTCGGTGATCGACAGCGACGAGGTGTTGCTGGTCAGGATGACCTCGGGACGCGTCAACCGGTCGAGGGCCCGCAGCACCGCCTTTTTCTCGTCCATCTTCTCGACGACGGCCTCCACCACGAAATCGACGTCGGCGAGGTCCTCCAGGGCCGTGGTGCCGCTGATGCGGCGCCGGGCGGCCTGGCGGTCGGCCTCGGACAGCTTCCCGCGCTCGACGGCACGTCGCATCGAGGCGTCGATCCGCTCCAGCCCACGCGCCAGCAGCTCCTCGGAGACCTCGCGCACCACCACCTCGTAGCCGGCCCGGGCCGCCACCTCGGCGATCCCCGACCCCATGAGCCCGCATCCCACCACGCCCACACGCCGGATCATCCCGTCCCTCCTGTGCTCTTCTGTTCTCTTGGGCGGTCAGCAGCCGTCGCGCCGTTCCGCGGGCCGCCCGCGGCCCCGGCGGAGCCACGGCATCGCCGCTAGGCCCGGTCGCGCCGACTCTCGTGCCCTTCCTGGGCGCCAGACGATGGCCGCGTCAGACACCAGGTGCGCCGACGACGCCCAGCACCAGCGGCTGCGGTGCGGGCGGGGCGTCGGCCAGCGT is a window encoding:
- a CDS encoding 3-hydroxybutyryl-CoA dehydrogenase; translation: MIRRVGVVGCGLMGSGIAEVAARAGYEVVVREVSEELLARGLERIDASMRRAVERGKLSEADRQAARRRISGTTALEDLADVDFVVEAVVEKMDEKKAVLRALDRLTRPEVILTSNTSSLSITELAAATDRPDRVAGMHFFNPVPVMPLVEIVRGLRTSDATIAAVEAMAAALGKRVVHAKDAPGFIVNRLLVPFLLDAVRVYEAGIATREDIDAAVTLGLNHPMGPLTLLDFVGLDTTYYIAEAMYQETKDPRWAPPVLLKQMVTAGWWGRKTGRGFYEYDTR